A segment of the Thermoflexus sp. genome:
ATCGGTGATATCCTTCCCCCGGTAGAAGATACGGCCTGCCGTTGGGCGCAGGCTTCCCCCGATCAGGTTGAAGAGGGTGGACTTGCCCGCCCCGTTCGGCCCAATGAGGGCATGGATCGTGCCGGCCTCCACCCGCAGGTCCACCTGATCGACCGCCCGCAGCCCTCCAAAGTTTTTTGTCAACCCGCGGGTCTCCAGAAGGGTCTCCCCATACATCCTTTCCCTCCCCAGCCGATCCAGGCCTCTTTGAAAGCTCCCATTCATCACGACGAGATCGACCTCCATGGCATCATCGGGAGGCGACAGCGAATCGCTCTCCGGCAACCCCTGCAGAGCAGACATGCCGGCCTTCGCTTGCCGGATTCCCCTTTCGCCTTTATGCTGGAAAAGGGTTGGTCCCGGTGAGGGCGGGCAGCATCCCACGCCCCCCGCTGCCCGCCCCTCACCCCTCAGGATTTCGGGCACCGATCCTTATAAGGTCCCTCCAGCATGCACGGCGGCGCGGTCTCCTCCGGCGAGAACTCCTGGATCAGCTCAAAGAATCGGAACTGGGGATCCTTAGGATCCTTGAGACGGACCAGATACATAGGCTGCAGGGCGACGTGATCGTAGGGCCGGATGATATAGGTTCCTTTGGGGCCCTGAAAGGTCATGCCCTCGAAGACCGGGATGAGGGCATCGGCCCGGGCGTCACCGTTCGTCTTTTTCAACCCCTCGATGACCATGATTGCCGCGGCCATGCCGCCTGCTGTGAAAAGATCCGGCGGCGTTCCGAACTTCTCCCGGTGGCGCTTCACCAGCCAATCGTTGATCGGGTTCTTGGGCAGGGTGTAGTGATAGACGCTCACCCCCACCGCTCCTGTGGCGAAGGCATAGCCGGAGGCAATGCTCTGGTTGTCGCCCATCCCGGTGGCCACCGTCATCTTCTGGAAAACCCCGAGGTCCTGCATCTGCTGGAAGAGGGGCACGAAGCCCGCGCCCGCCCAAGTCACGATCAGGACCTCCGCTTTGGCATCCAGCACCCTTTGGAGGTAGGGTGTGAAATCCGTGGTCTCCAGCGGGATAAAGATGGCCCCTGCCCCTTCCGGCGTGTCGTTGATGGTGAAGCGGCCGCCCAGGCTTTTGACCACATTGTAGAAGGCGCGAGCGGAGCCATGGCCGAAGGCGTAGTCGGGAGCGATCTGCACGAAGGTCTTGCCCATCCCGATCAGCGCCTTGCCCATCGTCAGCGCATCCTGCACGCTGGTCCGGCTGGTCCGGAACGTGTAGGGGTTGAAATTCTTCCCGGTGATATCCGGGCTGGCTGCCGGCTCGGCGATCAGGATGACCTTATGCTCCTCGGCCACCTTCTGGACCGCCAGGGTGACGCCGGAG
Coding sequences within it:
- a CDS encoding substrate-binding domain-containing protein; its protein translation is MNRRWVMGWLVFLLLAGACAAPATPSPTPTAAPVPATPTAAPPPSPKPGKPLKIGLLTDRSGSLALYGPMLENGFMLGLEYATGGTMEVAGRPIQVIVRDNASDPEKGVAQARELIEAEGVEILVGAPSSGVTLAVQKVAEEHKVILIAEPAASPDITGKNFNPYTFRTSRTSVQDALTMGKALIGMGKTFVQIAPDYAFGHGSARAFYNVVKSLGGRFTINDTPEGAGAIFIPLETTDFTPYLQRVLDAKAEVLIVTWAGAGFVPLFQQMQDLGVFQKMTVATGMGDNQSIASGYAFATGAVGVSVYHYTLPKNPINDWLVKRHREKFGTPPDLFTAGGMAAAIMVIEGLKKTNGDARADALIPVFEGMTFQGPKGTYIIRPYDHVALQPMYLVRLKDPKDPQFRFFELIQEFSPEETAPPCMLEGPYKDRCPKS